Proteins from a genomic interval of Caulobacter sp. SL161:
- the alaS gene encoding alanine--tRNA ligase has translation MPSLNEIRSTFLDYFGKADHAVTPSAPLVPQNDPTLLFVNAGMVPFKNVFTGAETPAHPRAASSQKCVRAGGKHNDLDNVGYTARHHTFFEMLGNFSFGDYFKEQAIHHAWTLLTGEFKLPKEKLLVTVYHTDDEAADLWKKIAGLGDDRIIRIPTNDNFWSMGDTGPCGPCSEIFFDHGPHIAGGPPGSPDEDGDRFIEIWNLVFMQFEQLAGGERISLPKPSIDTGMGLERIAAVLQGQHDNYDIDLFKALIAASVELTGVKAEGAQAPSHRVIADHLRSSSFLLADGVSPSNEGRGYVLRRIMRRAMRHAYLLGANEPLMHRLAPTLVAEMGQAYPELRRAEASIVETLRQEEERFRTTLGRGMGLLDEATANLSAGDVLDGETAFKLYDTYGFPLDLTQDAVRAKGLTVDTDGFDAAMQKQREMARANWAGSGQQGAAAAWFSIKEKAGATDFVGYETTETTGVVKAIVVDGAEVESASAGQTVEVLLDRTSFYAESGGQAGDTGVIEANGRESRVIDTQKQAGELHVHRVELASDMKVGDQVVAGVDADRRHTTRSNHSAAHLVHAALHHVLGPHVAQKGQMVDGERMRFDFSHGGPLTADELDRIEAEVNEVIRQNVPAETKEMAPQEAIEAGAVALFGEKYGDSVRVLTLGKSLADEAKAYSVELCGGTHVARTGDIALFKIVSEQGVAAGVRRIEALTGEAARRFLLDQAGVAKSLADQFKTPVAEVASRVDALIADRKRLEKELAEAKKQLALGSGGAASGPEDVNGVALIARVLDGVGGKELRGVAEEFKKQLTSGVVALVGTSDGKAAVTVAVTADLTSKFSAADLAKAAVIAMGGQGAGGKADFAQGGAPDDSKAQEGLAAVKAALVG, from the coding sequence ATGCCCAGCTTGAACGAGATCCGCAGCACCTTCCTCGACTACTTCGGCAAGGCCGATCACGCCGTGACGCCGTCGGCGCCGCTGGTGCCGCAGAATGATCCGACCCTGCTGTTCGTCAACGCCGGCATGGTGCCGTTCAAGAACGTGTTCACGGGCGCCGAGACCCCGGCCCATCCGCGCGCGGCCAGCTCGCAAAAGTGCGTCCGCGCCGGCGGCAAGCACAACGACCTGGACAATGTCGGCTACACCGCCCGCCACCACACCTTCTTCGAGATGCTGGGCAACTTCTCGTTCGGCGACTACTTCAAGGAACAGGCGATCCACCACGCCTGGACTCTGCTGACCGGCGAGTTCAAGCTGCCGAAGGAAAAGCTGCTGGTCACGGTCTACCATACCGACGACGAGGCTGCCGACCTGTGGAAGAAGATCGCCGGCCTTGGCGATGATCGCATCATCCGCATCCCGACCAACGACAACTTCTGGTCCATGGGCGACACCGGCCCCTGCGGTCCGTGCTCGGAAATCTTCTTCGACCACGGCCCCCACATCGCCGGCGGCCCTCCCGGCAGCCCCGATGAGGACGGCGACCGTTTCATCGAGATCTGGAACCTCGTGTTCATGCAGTTCGAGCAGCTGGCCGGCGGTGAGCGCATCAGCCTGCCCAAGCCCTCGATCGACACCGGCATGGGCCTGGAGCGGATCGCCGCCGTGCTGCAGGGCCAGCACGACAACTACGACATCGATCTCTTCAAGGCCCTGATCGCCGCCAGCGTCGAGCTGACGGGCGTCAAGGCCGAAGGCGCCCAGGCGCCGTCGCACCGCGTGATCGCCGACCACCTGCGCTCGTCGTCGTTCCTGCTGGCCGATGGCGTGTCGCCGTCGAACGAAGGCCGCGGCTACGTCCTGCGCCGCATCATGCGCCGGGCCATGCGCCACGCCTATCTGCTGGGCGCCAACGAGCCCCTGATGCACCGCCTGGCCCCGACCCTGGTGGCCGAGATGGGGCAGGCCTATCCGGAACTGCGCCGCGCCGAGGCCTCGATCGTCGAGACCCTGCGCCAGGAAGAAGAGCGCTTCCGCACCACGCTGGGTCGCGGCATGGGTCTTCTGGATGAGGCCACCGCCAACCTCTCGGCCGGCGACGTGCTGGACGGCGAGACCGCCTTCAAGCTCTACGACACCTACGGCTTCCCGCTGGACCTTACCCAGGACGCCGTCCGCGCCAAGGGCCTGACCGTCGACACCGACGGCTTCGACGCGGCCATGCAGAAGCAGCGCGAAATGGCGCGCGCCAACTGGGCCGGTTCGGGCCAGCAGGGCGCGGCGGCCGCCTGGTTCTCGATCAAGGAAAAGGCCGGCGCCACCGACTTCGTCGGCTATGAGACCACCGAAACGACCGGCGTCGTGAAGGCCATCGTCGTCGACGGCGCCGAGGTCGAGAGCGCTTCGGCCGGGCAAACCGTCGAGGTCCTGCTGGACCGCACCAGCTTCTACGCCGAGAGCGGCGGTCAGGCCGGCGACACCGGCGTCATCGAGGCCAATGGCCGCGAGAGCCGCGTGATCGACACCCAGAAGCAGGCCGGCGAGTTGCACGTCCACCGCGTCGAACTGGCAAGCGACATGAAGGTCGGCGATCAGGTCGTGGCCGGCGTTGATGCCGACCGTCGTCACACCACCCGCTCGAACCACTCGGCCGCCCACCTGGTGCATGCCGCCCTGCACCATGTGCTGGGTCCGCACGTCGCTCAGAAGGGCCAGATGGTCGATGGCGAGCGCATGCGCTTCGACTTCAGCCACGGCGGCCCGCTGACGGCTGACGAGCTCGACCGCATCGAGGCCGAGGTCAACGAAGTCATCCGCCAGAACGTCCCGGCTGAGACCAAGGAAATGGCCCCGCAGGAGGCCATCGAAGCCGGCGCCGTGGCGCTGTTTGGCGAAAAGTACGGCGACAGCGTCCGCGTGCTGACCCTGGGTAAGTCGCTGGCCGACGAGGCCAAGGCCTATTCCGTGGAACTGTGCGGCGGCACGCACGTCGCCCGCACCGGCGACATCGCCCTGTTCAAGATTGTCTCCGAGCAAGGCGTCGCCGCCGGCGTGCGCCGCATCGAGGCCCTGACCGGCGAGGCGGCCCGCCGCTTCCTGCTGGACCAGGCGGGCGTGGCCAAGTCGCTGGCCGATCAGTTCAAGACCCCGGTGGCCGAGGTCGCCTCGCGCGTCGACGCCCTGATCGCCGACCGCAAGCGCCTGGAGAAGGAGCTGGCCGAGGCCAAGAAGCAGCTGGCCCTGGGCAGCGGCGGCGCGGCCTCGGGTCCTGAAGATGTGAACGGCGTGGCCCTGATCGCCCGCGTCCTCGACGGCGTCGGCGGCAAGGAGCTGCGCGGCGTGGCCGAGGAGTTCAAGAAGCAGCTGACCAGTGGCGTTGTCGCCTTGGTCGGCACGTCGGACGGCAAGGCCGCCGTCACGGTGGCGGTCACCGCCGACTTGACGAGCAAGTTCAGCGCCGCCGATTTGGCCAAGGCCGCCGTTATCGCCATGGGCGGCCAGGGCGCCGGCGGCAAGGCCGATTTCGCCCAGGGCGGCGCGCCTGACGACAGCAAGGCCCAGGAAGGCCTCGCGGCCGTCAAGGCGGCTCTGGTCGGCTAA
- a CDS encoding Rieske (2Fe-2S) protein: MTDETAPAAAGRIWETRAGINLGPLDLITDGGARNYVLQIGEARFHGFIVRRGEAVFGYVDRCPHAGLPLAQELDRYLTPDGDLILCSWHGAVFKVEDGACVGGPCAGARLKPWPVEAREGRVVTA; the protein is encoded by the coding sequence TTGACGGACGAGACTGCGCCCGCCGCAGCTGGGCGGATCTGGGAGACCCGGGCCGGAATCAATCTTGGCCCGCTAGACCTGATCACCGACGGCGGCGCGCGCAACTATGTGCTGCAGATCGGCGAGGCGCGTTTCCACGGCTTCATCGTGCGCCGGGGCGAGGCGGTGTTCGGCTATGTCGACCGCTGCCCCCACGCCGGCCTGCCGCTGGCCCAGGAACTGGACCGCTACCTGACGCCCGACGGCGATCTGATCCTGTGCTCCTGGCACGGGGCGGTGTTCAAGGTCGAGGACGGCGCCTGCGTTGGCGGTCCGTGCGCCGGCGCGCGGCTCAAGCCTTGGCCTGTTGAGGCGCGGGAAGGGCGGGTTGTAACGGCGTAA